GACCCATGCATAAAAATATAAGCCTTCAAAAATCGTCAATACCGGGAACCTTCCCGTTTTCAACACATACAGAAACAAAAAAATTGTTTGCAGTACCCAAACAATAGAAAGCAACCAGAAGGCGACCCTATTCGCCTTCTGGTTATTATTAAGGAAATCGATAAAATATAAAAGCATACTGACGGCATACAACAAAACAGTGGCTTCATGCAATCTTGTCATTAGTAATTCCATATCTACCCCATTACTGGACAGGAACTGGATTCAATAGGGATGGTTTGGAGCTGCTCCGTTCTTTTTCATCCGCAACCAGCTGGTCTTCAATCAATTCCTCTAAATGGAAGATTTTCACGAAATTATTCAATTGCTCTTTTGCATTCGGCTCATCTGCCAGCTCTTTTGCATAAAGGATCGGATCTTTCAGCATTTGGTTGATGATGCTTTTCGTATGCTTGTTCAGAACCTTTTTGTCACGTTCGCTTAAATGCGGAAGCTTTCTTTCGATGCTCTCCATCGTTTCCTTCTGGATCGATAGGGATTTTTCCCGTAAAGAAGAAATGACGGGAACCACACCAAGCAAATTAATCCATTGGTTGAAGTCCACAATTTCCGATTCGATCATCAATTCTATTTTCTCGGCAGCTTTTTTACGTTCTTCGATATTGGCTTGCACGATCCCTTCAAGATCGTCAATGTCATACAAGAAGACATTTTCCAGCTCGGCCAATGTCGGATCGAGGTCACGCGGCACTGCGATATCGACCATGAAAATAGGACGGCCTTTACGAAGCTTATTGATGAATGACATCATTTCCTTTGTTACAAGAAGATCTTTTGATCCAGTTGAAGTAATCAGGATATCAGTTTCCACTAAAGCGCATTGCAGCTCTTGAAGCTGTTTCGCCGTACCATTGAATCTCTCGGCCAGGTCAACCGCTTTCTGGAACGTACGGTTAATGACCGTAATGCTGTCTGCGCCATTGCTATGAAGATTTTGTATGGCCAGCTCACCCATCTTACCGGCCCCAAGAATCAAGACATTCTTGCCGTTCAGGCCTCCAAAGATTTTTTTTGCAAGCTCGACTGCCGCATAGCTGACGGAAACGGCATTGGTATTGATTTCGGTTTCCGAATGAGCTTTTTTAGCTAATGTAAGGGCTTGCTTGAAGAGATGGTTAAAAACGGTACCGATCGTATCTTCCTTCTGACCTAACAGATAGCTTGAACGTACTTGTCCCAAAATCTGAGTTTCTCCCAGTATCATGGAATTCAAGCCGCAGGTAACTGAAAATAAATGCTCGACAGCCCCATCGCCTTCATAAATGAACAGATATTTAGAAAATTCTTCTTTATCGATATTGAACCATTCCGAAAGAAATTCCTTTATATAATACCTGCTTGTATGAAGCTGATCACCGACCGCATATATTTCCGTCCTGTTGCATGTAGAAATAATAATGTTTTCCAAGATGCTTTTTTTATTTTTAAGAGCTTTCATTGCCTCGGCAAGTTCGGCTTCGTTAAACGATAGTTTTTCCCGAATTTCTACAGGGGCAGTTTTGTAATTTATACCAACCGCTAGAATATGCATCCTTTTGTTTTGCACCCCCAAAATTTTTCATGTAAATTTATTATACCATGTACTAAAATGGTTTCACGCAAATAATATGAACAGTTTATGAAAACGTATGCTACCATGGAAAAGACAGCCAAAACGCCAGAATTATTACAAAAGGTGTCTAAGCGGATTTGTAAGTTACATAAGTTACATACATGTTTCGACATTGTGTACAAAAGTACCATATCAAAAATGGCAAAAAACTTCAAGTAATCGAATTGCATAGGAGGATAAAATGAAAACGCAGCGTATTTTCCCAGGAATCGTTTTAATGGGTTTCGGGCTCTATTTTTTTCTAGAACATTCCCAAATCGAAATCTTTCCAGGCTTTTTCAGCTGGCCCACTTTATTATGTATAGTAGGTGCCGCCTTCCTGATTCAGGCATATAGCGGTAATGAATATGAGTCCATCCTGCCAGGCGTTATCTTACTCGGGTTCGGGGCTCACTTCCACATCGTCGAGAACCTGGATATTTGGCCGGATAATATAGGTATCTTTATTTTAATCATCTCTCTGGGATTTATTCTCCGGGCACGCAAAACAAATTCTGGAATGTTTCACGGCATGGTACTATTCATCATCTCGATCACTTTATTATTCTATGATAAAATCAAAACGTCTTTCGGGTTTGATGTTACAACTACCGCGAACATCGAAAGGTTTTGGCCATTTGCCTTGATGGCAATCGGCATTTATTTTTTGGTTCGAAAAAAGTGAAAATTTTTGATTGGCAATTTATACGAATTACATAATGAAAAAGGGTATTCCAGATGCGGAATACCCTTTTCTTTTACATATATTTCTTAAGGACGCCCCATGCTTGTTCCTTACCTTCGCCTGTTTCACCAGAGAATAGAAGCAATTCATCTTCTTTTTCCATATTTAACGTTTGGCGCGTGATTTTCAAGTGCTTCTGCCATTTGCCTTTTGGAATTTTATCCGCTTTAGTGGCAATAACGATCCGGGGCAGATCATAATGCTTCAGGAATTCATACATTGCGATATCATCCTTTGTCGGCGGATGACGCAAATCGACGATCAGAAGCGCAGCGCGGAGCTGGTCACGGGAAGTGAAGTACGTTTCAATCATCTTTCCCCAAGCATCACGCTCGGTCTTAGATACTTTTGCATAACCATAACCAGGTACATCCACAAAATGGAGTGCTTCATTTATGATATAAAAATTCAAGGTTTGCGTCTTACCCGGTTTAGAGGATGTGCGCGCCAAGTTTTTTCGATTGATCATTTTGTTGATGAAACTGGATTTCCCAACGTTGGAACGGCCTGCCAAGGCAAATTCCGGTATTGGGGTATTAGGATATTGTTCAGGCTTCACAGCACTGATGACAATATCTGAACTCGTCACTTTCATTCGTTCACACCTACCAATGCATGCTCAAGGACTTCATCGACGTGTGAAACTGGAACAAAAGTTAATGCTTTACGGACACTTTCCGGGATATCATCAATATCCTTTTCGTTATTTTGCGGGATGATGATTTTCGTAAGTCCTGCGCGATGGGCCGCTAAAGATTTTTCTTTAAGCCCGCCGATCGGAAGAACCCGTCCGCGTAATGTAATTTCGCCTGTCATGCCTACCTCTTTTCTGATCGGCCTATTTGTAAGGGCCGATATTAACGCTGTTGCAATCGTGATGCCTGCAGAAGGGCCATCTTTTGGGACCGCACCTTCGGGGACATGAATATGGATATCGTATTTTTCATGGAAGTTCGCATCAATCTGAAGTTTCTCGGTTTTTGAACGGACATAACTGAAAGCAGCCTGTGCTGACTCTTTCATTACATCGCCAAGCTTTCCTGTCAGAATCAGCTTGCCTTTACCTGGTGATAAGGAAACCTCGATTTGCAGCGTATCGCCACCTACCGACGTGTACGCTAACCCATTGGCTACACCGACTTGGTTCTCGACTTCCGCCTGTCCATAATGGAACATGGTTTTCCCTAAAAACTCCTCGACATTCTTTTCAGAAATGACGACCCGCTTTTTATCTCCGGACACGATGATTTTTGCAGTCTTCCGACAGATGCTTGCAAGCTGTCGCTCCAGACTCCGAACGCCGGCTTCCCGAGTATAGTAACGGATGATTTTTGTTAGAGCTTCCTCACGTATTTGCAGTTGTGTCTTCAATAGACCATGGTTTTCCAGCTGTCTAGGCAGCAAGTGATCCTTGGCTATATGAAGTTTCTCTATCTCAGTATAACCTGCAATCGAAATGATTTCCATACGATCACGAAGCGGACCGGGAATCGATCCCAAATTATTCGCCGTCGCGACGAACATGACTTTGGAAAGATCGTAGGTTTCTTCAATATAATGATCACTGAAATTATGATTTTGCTCCGGATCAAGCACCTCCAGCATCGCTGCAGATGGGTCTCCCCTAAAGTCATTGGACATCTTATCCACCTCGTCCAGTAAAAAGACAGGGTTGATCGTTCCGGCTTTTTTCATGCCTTGAATGATCCGTCCCGGCATCGCCCCTACATATGTGCGGCGATGTCCGCGGATTTCTGATTCATCGCGCACTCCGCCTAAAGATATACGGACGAAATTCCTATTCAGGGATGAAGCGATCGATTTAGCCAGGCTCGTTTTCCCGACCCCTGGCGGTCCCACCAAACAAAGGATCGGTCCCTTCAATGAATTGGTCAATTGCTGGACGGCCAAATACTCAAGCACCCGCTCCTTCACCTTTTCCAAACCATGGTGGTCCCTGTTCAGGATTTTTTCGGCTTTATGAATATTCAAGTCATCTTTGGTCGCTTTAGTCCATGGAAGCGAAATCAGCCATTCGATATAATTGCGGATGACAGAACTCTCGGCTGAGCTCGAAGGAACTTTTTCATAACGGTCCAATTCCTTTAATGCCGTTTCTTTGATATGCTCAGGCATATCCGCTTCTTCAATCTTTTCGTTGAGGACCTCAATCTCCCCTGTTTTTCCTTCTTTATCGCCCAATTCCTTTTGGATCGCTTTCATTTGTTCTCGTAAATAATATTCCTTTTGAGTCCGTTCCATCGAACGCTTAACACGCTGGCCGATCTTTTTCTCGAGAAAAAGAACTTCCTTCTCGTTATTGATGATCTCGATGACACGGCTTAAACGCTCTTTCATATCAATGGTCTCAAGCACTTCTTGCTTCTCCTTCAATTTCAAAGGCAAGT
This sequence is a window from Brevibacillus sp. JNUCC-41. Protein-coding genes within it:
- the lon gene encoding endopeptidase La — its product is MTDKEIIVPLLPLRGLLVYPTMVLHLDVGRDRSVQALEKAMVEDHLIFLTTQQDVSLDEPGEEDLFTMGTLTKVKQMLKLPNGTIRVLVEGLNRAEVIEFYDYETHYGAKIKIYEDSDEKDAEHQALMRTLLDYFEQYIKMSKKITGETFSSTADIEEPGRLADIIASHLPLKLKEKQEVLETIDMKERLSRVIEIINNEKEVLFLEKKIGQRVKRSMERTQKEYYLREQMKAIQKELGDKEGKTGEIEVLNEKIEEADMPEHIKETALKELDRYEKVPSSSAESSVIRNYIEWLISLPWTKATKDDLNIHKAEKILNRDHHGLEKVKERVLEYLAVQQLTNSLKGPILCLVGPPGVGKTSLAKSIASSLNRNFVRISLGGVRDESEIRGHRRTYVGAMPGRIIQGMKKAGTINPVFLLDEVDKMSNDFRGDPSAAMLEVLDPEQNHNFSDHYIEETYDLSKVMFVATANNLGSIPGPLRDRMEIISIAGYTEIEKLHIAKDHLLPRQLENHGLLKTQLQIREEALTKIIRYYTREAGVRSLERQLASICRKTAKIIVSGDKKRVVISEKNVEEFLGKTMFHYGQAEVENQVGVANGLAYTSVGGDTLQIEVSLSPGKGKLILTGKLGDVMKESAQAAFSYVRSKTEKLQIDANFHEKYDIHIHVPEGAVPKDGPSAGITIATALISALTNRPIRKEVGMTGEITLRGRVLPIGGLKEKSLAAHRAGLTKIIIPQNNEKDIDDIPESVRKALTFVPVSHVDEVLEHALVGVNE
- a CDS encoding LiaF transmembrane domain-containing protein; its protein translation is MKTQRIFPGIVLMGFGLYFFLEHSQIEIFPGFFSWPTLLCIVGAAFLIQAYSGNEYESILPGVILLGFGAHFHIVENLDIWPDNIGIFILIISLGFILRARKTNSGMFHGMVLFIISITLLFYDKIKTSFGFDVTTTANIERFWPFALMAIGIYFLVRKK
- the yihA gene encoding ribosome biogenesis GTP-binding protein YihA/YsxC — protein: MKVTSSDIVISAVKPEQYPNTPIPEFALAGRSNVGKSSFINKMINRKNLARTSSKPGKTQTLNFYIINEALHFVDVPGYGYAKVSKTERDAWGKMIETYFTSRDQLRAALLIVDLRHPPTKDDIAMYEFLKHYDLPRIVIATKADKIPKGKWQKHLKITRQTLNMEKEDELLLFSGETGEGKEQAWGVLKKYM
- the hemA gene encoding glutamyl-tRNA reductase: MHILAVGINYKTAPVEIREKLSFNEAELAEAMKALKNKKSILENIIISTCNRTEIYAVGDQLHTSRYYIKEFLSEWFNIDKEEFSKYLFIYEGDGAVEHLFSVTCGLNSMILGETQILGQVRSSYLLGQKEDTIGTVFNHLFKQALTLAKKAHSETEINTNAVSVSYAAVELAKKIFGGLNGKNVLILGAGKMGELAIQNLHSNGADSITVINRTFQKAVDLAERFNGTAKQLQELQCALVETDILITSTGSKDLLVTKEMMSFINKLRKGRPIFMVDIAVPRDLDPTLAELENVFLYDIDDLEGIVQANIEERKKAAEKIELMIESEIVDFNQWINLLGVVPVISSLREKSLSIQKETMESIERKLPHLSERDKKVLNKHTKSIINQMLKDPILYAKELADEPNAKEQLNNFVKIFHLEELIEDQLVADEKERSSSKPSLLNPVPVQ